The proteins below are encoded in one region of Podarcis raffonei isolate rPodRaf1 chromosome 8, rPodRaf1.pri, whole genome shotgun sequence:
- the ATMIN gene encoding ATM interactor: MKMHAEKKHKCDKCSNSYGTIWDLKRHSEDCGKSFQCTCGCPYASRTALLSHIYRTQHEIPVEHRDPPSKKRKIETSVSNQLVGEKVKGASASVQTRCTSTKDLETSEMKPAASFEDSSCSYTTKQTQTQPKNSPKLLLPKPKVALVKLPVMQLTQLPIFVSAPDSSVKPVVVAVDDKGSVMSTVHLMPLPVGFMIPGLEAETLAFKSTLPLSKTKNAGSVEPVSTGIQVNLGKGASDNTIQDLEAICYKNGICSTNVQTDLSYISQNFVTSAAWTPDSSVSSCSQTDLTFSSQVLLPINVQTQTLLPSSKLTSSIAAQTDALAQACFQSCGISRETQTNRSQKDIDGRVQMDQAVMCNDIFDSVSSSFSDSTTVGLPGSNLMAAGLGQSLLQRGSCKSLSPDTKCEPVISFSAQNNILPQQVMTDNQTQTMELLNDLETIFSNNTAGQSLDNRSLLTDTSSHAGTPLPSGPTQNAGIDFDIEDFFTASNIQTQTEETQLNSEPVLELLDIETQTDLFSDNATQSYSCRGNPNFLGLEMFDTQTQTDLNFFLDSPYLPLGSILKQSTFSMSTDSSDTETQTEVHFPAKNSSNQMAESKVQLNSAETQTMDSCFETLGSLFLTSNETQTAMDDFLLADLAWNTMESQFSSVETQTCAELCSLFQGPDKSNH; this comes from the exons atgAAAATGCATGCTGAAAAGAAGCATAAATGTGATAAATGCAGCAATTCCTATGGCACCATATGGGATCTGAAGCGACATAGTGAGGACTGTGGCAAGTCTTTCCAGTGTACTTGTGGATGCCCCTATGCTAGCAGGACAGCATTATTGTCTCATATTTATAGGACACAGCATGAAATCCCTGTTGAACATAG GGATCCACCAAGTAAGAAAAGGAAAATTGAAACCTCTGTATCCAATCAGTTGGTGGGAGAAAAAGTTAAAGGAGCTTCTGCCAGTGTCCAGACCAGATGTACTAGCACTAAAGACTTGGAGACCTCTGAGATGAAGCCAGCAGCTTCCTTTGAAGATTCTAGCTGTTCCTATACTACTAAGCAAACACAAACGCAGCCAAAAAATTCACCAAAGTTGCTTCTGCCAAAGCCAAAAGTGGCTTTGGTTAAACTCCCTGTAATGCAGCTTACTCAATTGCCTATCTTTGTATCAGCACCAGACTCTTCTGTCAAACCCGTTGTAGTTGCCGTTGATGACAAAGGCTCTGTTATGAGTACTGTTCACTTAATGCCTCTGCCGGTAGGATTTATGATACCAGGACTGGAGGCTGAAACACTTGCATTTAAAAGCACCTTGCCCCTTTCAAAAACCAAAAATGCTGGCAGTGTTGAGCCAGTCAGCACAGGTATCCAGGTCAATTTGGGTAAAGGGGCATCAGATAATACAATCCAAGATCTGGAAGCCATATGCTACAAGAACGGGATTTGTTCAACAAATGTGCAGACGGACTTATCTTATATTTCGCAGAACTTTGTGACATCTGCAGCCTGGACTCCTGATTCATCGGTGTCCTCTTGTTCTCAAACAGACCTGACGTTCAGCTCTCAGGTTTTGTTGCCAATTAATGTGCAGACACAGACACTGTTACCCAGTTCAAAGTTGACTTCTTCCATAGCTGCTCAGACAGATGCACTTGCACAGGCTTGCTTTCAGTCATGTGGAATTTCTCGGGAGACTCAGACCAATAGGTCGCAGAAAGATATTGATGGGAGAGTACAAATGGACCAGGCTGTAATGTGCAATGACATTTTTGACAGTGTTAGTTCATCATTCAGTGATTCAACCACAGTGGGACTTCCAGGCAGTAACTTGATGGCTGCAGGCCTGGGTCAAAGTCTGCTGCAAAGAGGAAGCTGCAAATCTTTGAGTCCAGACACTAAGTGTGAGCCAGTTATCAGCTTCAGTGCACAAAATAATATTCTCCCACAGCAGGTTATGACAGACAATCAGACCCAGACAATGGAGTTACTGAACGATCTTGAAACTATTTTTTCGAATAACACAGCGGGTCAGTCATTGGATAACCGTAGTCTTTTGACTGACACTAGCTCGCATGCTGGCACACCCTTGCCTTCTGGCCCTACGCAGAATGCAGGAATTGATTTTGACATTGAGGATTTCTTCACAGCCTCCAATATCCAGACACAGACAGAAGAGACCCAGCTGAACTCTGAGCCAGTCTTGGAGTTACTAGATATTGAAACCCAGACAGATTTATTTTCAGATAATGCCACCCAGTCCTATAGCTGCAGAGGTAATCCCAATTTCTTAGGTTTGGAGATGTTTGACACACAGACCCAGACAGACTTAAATTTCTTTTTAGACAGCCCCTATTTGCCTTTGGGGAGCATCTTGAAACAGTCTACCTTCTCTATGAGCACAGACTCATCTGATACAGAAACACAGACAGAAGTGCATTTTCCTGCAAAAAATTCCTCTAACCAAATGGCAGAAAGCAAAGTCCAGCTGAATAGTGCTGAAACACAGACCATGGATAGCTGCTTTGAAACCCTTGGCAGTTTATTTCTTACTAGCAATGAGACTCAGACTGCTATGGATGACTTTTTGTTGGCTGACTTGGCCTGGAATACAATGGAGTCACAGTTCAGTTCAGTCGAAACACAGACTTGTGCAGAATTGTGTTCTCTGTTTCAGGGTCCTGATAAATCAAACCATTGA